In a single window of the Candoia aspera isolate rCanAsp1 chromosome 14, rCanAsp1.hap2, whole genome shotgun sequence genome:
- the CARHSP1 gene encoding calcium-regulated heat-stable protein 1 — protein MTSESTSAHQRSPSPGSLHLPEGRRTRERSPSPMRGYLIPSPVPTRRNRTFSATTRAAEGPTYNGVCKCFCRSKGHGFITPGDGGPDIFVHISDIEGEYVPVAGDEVTYKVCTIPPKNEKLQAVEVNITHLAPGTKHETWSGHVINS, from the exons ATGACTTCAGAGTCGACTTCAGCTCACCAACGTTCCCCATCTCCGGGGTCTCTCCATCTGCCAGAAGGCCGCCGGACCAGGGAACGTTCTCCTTCCCCAATGAGAGGTTATCTCATCCCAAGTCCAGTTCCGACTCGGAGGAACCGCACGTTTTCAGC GACAACACGAGCCGCTGAAGGGCCCACCTACAATGGGGTGTGTAAATGCTTCTGCCGATCCAAGGGCCACGGTTTCATCACACCTGGTGATGGAGGACCAGATATCTTCGTCCATATTTCTGA tATTGAAGGAGAGTATGTCCCGGTAGCTGGTGACGAGGTCACCTATAAGGTGTGCACTATTCCACCAAAGAACGAGAAGCTGCAAGCTGTAGAGGTCAACATCACTCACTTAGCTCCGGGCACGAAACATGAGACGTGGTCGGGACATGTGATCAACTCCTAG